The Plasmodium knowlesi strain H genome assembly, chromosome: 14 genome has a segment encoding these proteins:
- a CDS encoding histone acetyltransferase subunit NuA4, putative: MKHKVKRDIIKCKKKLENSIKALEEKILRLEIEYHQNCNVNGGNIMKGWDNYIKRASLEPLCFKTFRDDYNDAYIERMLSLTSCTSPAAAFFQTENTENVKYKH, encoded by the coding sequence ATGAAGCATAAAGTTAAACGTGATATAATCAagtgtaaaaagaaattagAGAACTCCATCAAAGccttggaagaaaaaattttaagactTGAAATAGAATATCACCAAAATTGTAATGTTAATGGAGGAAATATAATGAAAGGCTGGGATAATTACATAAAGAGGGCGTCCCTGGAACCCCTATGCTTTAAAACGTTTAGAGATGACTACAACGATGCCTACATAGAGCGAATGCTTTCCCTAACCTCTTGTACCTCCCCCGCTGCTGCCTTCTTTCAAACTGAGAACACCGAAAATGTAAAGTATAAGCATTAA